Proteins found in one Plasmodium gaboni strain SY75 chromosome 13, whole genome shotgun sequence genomic segment:
- a CDS encoding putative U1 small nuclear ribonucleoprotein: protein MSAIGMPQHILILFQARPMLEFYKPIKKKKPKEYSGLSDFINYFEEGEAPPKMKVESFKERKEKKKKEKIAYNELILKEKRKEYDPFKNENLTSDPKKTLFIGRLSYEVSEQKLKKEFENYGKIKTVKIIYDKNLKPRGYAFVEFEHTKSMNDAYKLADGKKIENRRILVDIERGRTVKNWIPRRLGGGKGPARGSEEKKKITHNINWTALINKDKYRNDKKKSDELYKNVPLYNERNNDDEEDDDISSTLRDYRHHRYDDHRRGSKRDRRHRSRRSESSDRHHHKHRRRDRSRDDRDRNYHDRHDRHDKHDKHDRHDKHDRHDRHDRHDRHDRHDRHDRHDRHDKHDRHHRHDRHDKHDRYDKNYENHPNGDNPYDNSTKDDINKENDINDIQNNGYENNGEPNDGFVYESITSIEDCDD from the coding sequence ATGTCAGCTATTGGTATGCCGCAAcacattttaattttatttcaaGCAAGGCCCATGCTTGAATTTTATAAACccataaaaaaaaagaaaccAAAGGAATATTCGGGTTTATCCgattttataaattattttgaagAAGGAGAAGCTCCTCCTAAGATGAAAGTAGAGAGTTTTAAAGAAaggaaagaaaaaaagaagaaagaaaaaatagcttataatgaattaatattaaaagagaaaagaaaagaatatgatccttttaaaaatgaaaatttaaCTAGTGATCCAAAAAAAACTTTATTTATTGGAAGATTATCTTATGAAGTAAGTgaacaaaaattaaaaaaagaatttgaaaattatggcaaaattaaaacagttaaaatcatatatgataaaaatttaaaacCAAGAGGATATGCTTTTGTTGAATTCGAACATACTAAAAGTATGAACGATGCTTATAAATTAGCTGATGGAAAGAAAATAGAAAATAGAAGAATATTAGTTGATATTGAAAGAGGAAGAACTGTCAAAAATTGGATTCCTAGAAGATTAGGTGGTGGAAAGGGACCTGCTAGAGGTTCtgaagagaaaaaaaaaattacacataatattaattgGACCGCTCTTATTAATAAGGataaatatagaaatgataaaaaaaaaagtgatgaactttataaaaatgttcctttatataatgaaagaaataatgatgatgagGAGGATGATGATATTAGTAGTACCTTGAGGGATTATAGACATCATAGATATGATGACCACAGGAGGGGTTCTAAGAGGGATAGAAGACATAGGAGCAGACGATCTGAGTCAAGTGATAGGCATCATCATAAGCATAGAAGAAGAGATCGAAGTAGGGATGACAGGGATAGGAATTATCATGATAGGCATGATAGGCATGACAAACATGATAAGCATGATAGACATGATAAGCATGATAGGCATGATAGGCATGATAGGCATGATAGGCATGATAGACATGATAGGCATGATAGGCATGACAGACATGATAAGCATGACAGACATCATAGACATGATAGACATGATAAACATGATAGGTACgataaaaattatgaaaacCATCCTAACGGTGATAACCCTTATGATAATTCAACAAAAGATGacataaataaagaaaatgacATAAATGACATACAAAATAATGGTTATGAGAATAATGGAGAACCCAACGATGGGTTTGTTTATGAATCGATTACATCAATAGAAGACTGTGACGATTAA
- a CDS encoding hypothetical protein (conserved Plasmodium protein, unknown function), whose translation MNEENEIRNVPFLIFHDIKKKRMRKIILMCNKKKQKKMLLKSLNIKFIYAEENKKNVNIHIDNFLPLSINRNMSIKKKKKDIIYDDNYCNLYDINKLKIEKMKKIIKDFFYDIFLFCVNKNLSIKEISTFLSIKKYIFYKYIFKCENIINLFLQYKQIMLSHCINRIPNSIKVFSFSSLHILLKYSVRTFFKNYTFYKYIFTPNYKISFQCIHKNFNYLEIANRDSLQICSDDVEMCKEIKILESQEYLKGLLTSGVGFIDDYHDKSSVNNFLEIFYNHLNMYDVKKDCEHFEINKYEQRTDIEKAFSLIKNNILHKYDEKKKEEKKKDKEKLIRTVQNMYEDVENKIMSSLKKILNITNKDDEQEKC comes from the exons atgaatgaaGAGAATGAAATTAGGAATGTACCATTTTTGATTTTTCatgatattaaaaaaaaaaggatgAGAAAAATTATACTTATGTGTAATAAgaagaaacaaaaaaagatGCTCCTTAAAAgtttaaatataaaatttatatatgccgaagaaaataaaaagaatgtaaatatacatatagATAATTTTTTACCGCTATCAATAAATAGAAATATgtctataaaaaaaaaaaaaaaagatattatatatgatgataattattgtaacttatatgatattaataaattaaaaatagaaaagatgaaaaagaTTATTAAAGATTTTTTctatgatatatttttattttgtgtaaataaaaatttatcaataaaagaaatttctacctttttatctataaaaaaatatattttttataaatatatatttaaatgtgagaatataataaatctttttttaCAATATAAACAAATCATGTTATCACATTGTATCAACAGGATACCTAATTCTATAAAagttttttctttttcttctcttcatatattattaaaatattcagTTCGTACtttctttaaaaattatacattttataaatatatttttaccCCTAACTATAAAATATCTTTCCAATGTATTCATAAgaattttaattatttgGAAATAGCAAATAGAGATTCATTACAAATATGTTCTGATGATGTAGAGATGTGTAAAGAAATCAAAATTTTAGAATCTCAAGAATATCTAAAGGGTTTGCTTACAT CTGGTGTTGGTTTTATAGATGACTACCATGATAAGAGTAGTGTCAATAATTTCTTGGAGATTTTTTACAATCATTTGAATATGTATGATGTAAAAAAAGATTGTGAACACTTcgaaataaataaatatgagCAACGAACAGATATAGAGAAAGCGTTCAGccttataaaaaataatatattacacaAATATgatgagaaaaaaaaggaggaaaaaaaaaaggataaGGAAAAATTGATAAGAACa GTCCAAAATATGTATGAAGATGTAgagaataaaataatgtctagtttaaaaaaaattttaaatattacaaataaGGATGACGAGCAAGAGAAATgttaa
- a CDS encoding hypothetical protein (conserved Plasmodium protein, unknown function), which produces MYRFILYVAIFLHIFNFLLRMDHMYSCTTITNDYVSELFDMELFDSKEKNKIKNEIYDIINETHKTYAWCKTCIKIIQLIYQIIKEEKKKEKYIDIIIEDILEINLCNQHLWNKYFIYNISLLYTEFFLDNCKYTLNIIKDNIEKYIYISYNDQNALYQYICLPINPICKTAIIEEQNNFNHNINIQTVFSMYSQYLLLNENFIITTKGLPYKIIENKINKEIKVKQNSYIIIQSKIKIIHAKILQDDFSYERYRLIKVSKLEEKIQELFLKMSEGHLFVFFFYIEYHHKGDIIPNNSILDIKIKIHKVKDHIEDMDVEKIKNKLIYDIDGFLLYP; this is translated from the exons atgtataGATTTATACTTTATGTAGCTATCtttcttcatatttttaactTCCTTTTAAGGATGGATCATATGTACTCATGTACAACTATTACAAATGATTATGTTTCTGAATTATTTGATATGGAACTTTTTGATagtaaagaaaaaaataaaataaaaaatgaaatatatgatattataaacGAAACACATAAGACATATGCTTGGTGTAAAACATgcataaaaattatacaactcatatatcaaataataaaagaagaaaaaaaaaaagaaaaatatattgatattattatagaAGATATATTAGAAATTAATTTATGTAACCAACATTTATggaataaatatttcatttataatatctcattattatatacagAATTTTTTCTAGATAATTGTAAGTatacattaaatataattaaagataatatagaaaaatatatttatatttcatataatgACCAAAATGCtttatatcaatatatatgcCTTCCTATAAATCCTATATGTAAAACAGCTATTATtgaagaacaaaataattttaatcacaatataaatattcaaaCTGTTTTTTCTATGTATTCTCAGTATTTGCTATTAAAT gaaaattttattattactacaAAAGGATTGCCTTACAAAAtaattgaaaataaaataaacaaggaaataaaagtaaaacaaaatagttatatcatcatacaatcaaaaataaaaattattcatgCAAAGATATTACAGGACGATTTCTCATATGAAAGATATAGACTTATAAAAGTAAGCAAG TTGGAAGAAAAAATCcaagaattatttttaaaaatgagCGAAGGACATCTATTcgttttctttttttacATAGAATATCACCATAAAGGAg ATATTATACCCAATAATTCCATACTagatattaaaattaaaattcATAAAGTAAAAGATCACATAGAAGATATGGATgtagaaaaaataaaaaataaattaatttatgATATCGACGGGTTCTTATTGTACccttaa
- a CDS encoding hypothetical protein (conserved Plasmodium protein, unknown function) — MKGFNIRSSKKKFSTFSKNGNNNNNNNNNYNNNNNNNYNNNYNNNNYNNKFNRYYKNNKKSQRNFGSSSREQNDENRFVERSCEDIYDYIINISYILNEKYEKYLIYEMREENINKGNKAFHQINLDNTCYDIEDDICILLKVIEEIKNNEIKIFDHRKGSKIIEKLIYYCFFLLKYNEKNIKNENISLECIQAYNNLLRVVSQYFITLTLSNYGSHVIQSLLCLFPYFNKYEYLYIDKLTIKNMEYNKMYDYFKNICNVVCDNLFEIIFDRCGTHVLRSFLYSLGGYLYVNINDITFRKSKINKNRIKNKLNNKGLNNNIKNSELKYVDKNFESNIFNEYIYKIVEMISNEIEKPNISLKYKNLLYQYVYYDNNNNNIHSNGNSNILDENNNSGYISNVHNTPNNMNKSDNLKYIVESNSQHFICPLLYNTYSVPALVILFELLNDKNIECSCLIRQIFLINKTKLYYIEKTKQKQKDDNVLSLHVESPLKQLLDILIVLDNSSIMIEKLLKIKNEETFYIFNMYILKNVNKLICENIYSNMVLYNYFTNEYISEEMFDLLIKHIDIVELIKNKKYNILKCLFFLAQWYKRNCKYLYNELIKNFHLNDEHKKGNSKRFIWICILCMCDYDDMPCMFKDIYMKNVDDNSSDINEKKEKNEKLYNNNNNNNNNNNNNLCKNLNNYNFYNYLKIDINGYYILLYLLSFPKESITTLTNSFKYFCNFIKMVNINEPSPTDVENFQNFLENFSKKSEEIISLDSIRKDEDNMHGHKNDLHKNDKMNIKMNNNKPFFRKNIELRGNILLYFACDKNLSILCEKIVHTFNLLNEKYLRRFISLFKKQYDNIAKHYIGAHTIVTFFKLGNDNIKKNILDSLIQNDINVYNNYIKNFMKLKEYQKTKTITTTNNKKYLKAKKLFQDILISKENIHNQNDINDMKEHHKSSIKLKKIHNTSKNIDSDVNSNDKDTVAIYDDNNNINILKEDTNDDEENNDNVQTNDNDTGSNKSSSNEKEQIIDKENGFINVITDFIKNTKTKSRKRKKEKDQIENLLKKKYI, encoded by the coding sequence ATGAAAGGATTTAATATAAGAAgttcaaaaaaaaagtttaGTACTTTTAGCAAGAACggaaataataataacaataataataataattataataataataataataataattataataataattataataataataattataataataaatttaatagatattataagaataataaaaaaagtcAAAGAAACTTTGGTAGTAGTAGTAGAGAGcaaaatgatgaaaatagATTTGTAGAAAGATCGTGTGAAGATatttatgattatataattaatatttcttatatattgaatgagaaatatgaaaaatatttaatatatgaaatgagagaagaaaatataaataaaggAAATAAAGCATTTCATCAGATTAATTTGGATAATACATGTTATGATATAGAAGATgatatatgtatattattaaaagttattgaagaaataaaaaataatgaaataaaaatatttgatCATAGGAAAGGTTCCAAAATTATAGagaaattaatatattattgtttttttttattaaaatataatgagaaaaatataaagaatgaaaatattagTTTAGAATGTATACAAgcatataataatttattaagAGTAGTTAGTcaatattttataacattAACATTATCTAATTATGGATCACATGTTATACAAAgtttattatgtttatttccatattttaataaatatgaatatttatatatagacAAATTAactattaaaaatatggaatataataaaatgtatgattacttcaaaaatatatgtaacGTTGTGTGtgataatttatttgaaaTTATTTTTGATAGATGTGGCACACATGTATTAAgatcttttttatattcacTAGGTGGgtatttatatgttaacATAAATGATATAACATTTAGAAAATctaaaataaataaaaatagaattaaaaataaactaaataataaaggtcttaataacaatataaaaaatagtGAACTGAAATATGTTGATAAAAATTTCGAATCgaatatttttaatgaatatatatataaaatagtAGAAATGATATCAAATGAAATTGAAAAGCCTAATATATCATTGAAGTATAAAAATTTGTTATATcaatatgtatattatgataataataataataatatacatagTAATGGTAATAGTAACATTTtagatgaaaataataacagTGGATATATATCGAATGTTCATAACACACctaataatatgaacaagtcagataatttaaaatatattgttgAAAGTAATAGTCAACATTTTATTTGCccattattatataatacatattcTGTTCCTGCTcttgttatattatttgaattattgaatgataaaaatattgaatGTTCTTGTTTGATTAgacaaatatttttaataaataaaacgaaattatattatatagaaaaaacaaaacaaaagCAAAAAGATGATAATGTGTTATCATTACATGTGGAAAGCCCTTTAAAACAATTATTGGATATTTTAATAGTACTAGATAATTCAAGTATAATGATTGagaaattattaaaaataaaaaatgaagaaacattttatatattcaatatgtatatattaaaaaatgtaaataaattgatatgtgaaaatatatattcgAATATggttttatataattattttaccaatgaatatatttctGAAGAAATGTTtgatttattaattaaacatatagatatagttgaattaattaaaaataaaaaatataatattttaaaatgtcttttttttttggcTCAATGGTATAAACGTAattgtaaatatttatataatgagttgataaaaaattttcatttgaATGATGAACATAAAAAAGGAAACAGTAAAAGGTTTATTTGGATATGTATTTTGTGTATGTGTGATTATGATGATATGCCTTGTATGtttaaagatatatatatgaaaaatgtCGATGACAATTCTTCagatataaatgaaaaaaaagaaaagaacgaaaaattatataataataataataataataataataataataataacaatttgtgtaaaaatttaaataattataatttttataactatctaaaaattgatataaatggttattacattttattatatttattatcattccCAAAAGAATCCATAACAACGTTAACAAATTCgtttaaatatttttgtaattttattaagatggttaatataaatgagCCTAGTCCAACGGATGTAGAGAATTTTCAAAATTTCTTGGAaaatttttcaaaaaagAGTGAAGAAATTATATCTTTAGATTCTATTAGAAAAGATGAAGATAACATGCATGGGCATAAAAATGATTTGcataaaaatgataagatgaatataaaaatgaataataataaacctttttttagaaaaaatatagaattAAGAGGAAATATCCTTTTGTATTTTGCCTGTGATAAAAATCTTTCTATCCTTTGTGAAAAAATAGTACATacatttaatttattaaatgaaaaatatttaagaagatttatatctttatttaaGAAGCAATATGACAATATAGCCAAACATTATATTGGAGCTCATACTATTGTAACCTTTTTTAAATTAGGAAATgacaatataaaaaaaaatatacttGATAGTCTCATacaaaatgatattaatgtttataataattatataaaaaattttatgaaGCTTAAAGAATATCAAAAAACTAAAACGATTACTACTACgaataataagaaatatCTAAAGGCAAAGAAATTATTTCAAGATATATTAATCTCTAAGGAAAACATCCATAAtcaaaatgatattaatgATATGAAAGAACATCATAAATCTTCtataaaattgaaaaaaatacataacACATCCAAAAATATTGATAGTGACGTCAATAGTAATGATAAGGACACTGTTGCAAtttatgatgataataataatattaatatattaaaagaagatactaacgatgatgaagaaaataatgacAATGTTCAAACGAATGATAATGATACTGGTTCTAATAAATCCTCTTCAAATGAAAAGGAACAAATTATAGACAAGGAAAATGGTTTTATCAATGTAATCACtgattttataaaaaatacaaaaacaaaatctcgaaaaaggaaaaaagaaaaggatCAAATAGAAAAtctattaaaaaaaaaatatatataa
- a CDS encoding putative NADH-cytochrome b5 reductase: protein MKRSFSSMIRSIFMRSLCFLRSNISSIIIFCVSISFLGYYGKELHNNNRLLNLYSKKHEYEELDDKEKSSEKPFLNGKKQSLKLYKIIKLSPTVKIFIFSYPNEYEHLGLSICKHIKFNACNIEGKIKGKWNNNEDKEKNLKQISRSYTPVYIDKKQKHVHFIIRVYYPDNEYIDGGKMSIQLNKLNNNDEIDINGPFGLLEYKGNNELLHLSKSIKIKKHIVMIAGGTGMTPFFRLINHLLLTKEKEPPTEPLYITFIYANRNENEILLKSIFDDYDNRFENFKRVYSVDKCLNTNQVENFENIGFINEELLRKYVLKYEKLNIEVKSKDTLILLCGPPPMTTTVKSILKDQLHMENIIVF, encoded by the exons ATGAAGAGATCATTCAGTTCTATGATTAGGTCCATATTTATGAGAAGCCTTTGTTTTTTAAGATCCAATATTAGTagtataataattttttgtgTGTCGATAAGTTTCTTGGGTTATTATGGAAAGGAATTACATAATAACAATAGGTTGTTGAATTTATATTCTAAGAAACATGAATATGAAGAATTAgatgataaagaaaaaagtaGTGAGAAGCCTTTTTTGAATGGCAAAAAACAAAgtttaaaattatataagataataaaattatcaCCGACTGTTAAGATCTTTATATTTAGTTATCCTAATGAATATGAACATTTAGGATTAAGTATTTgtaaacatataaaatttaatgCATGTAATATAGaaggaaaaataaaaggaaaatggaataataatgaggataaagaaaaaaatttgaaaCAAATAAGTAGAAGTTATACTCCTGTTTATATTgataaaaaacaaaaacatgttcattttattattcgTGTTTATTATCCAgataatgaatatatagATGGGGGTAAAATGAGTATtcaattaaataaattaaataataatgatgaaataGATATAAATGGACCATTTGGGTTATTAGAATATAAAGGAAACAATGAACTCTTACATCTTTCTAAATctattaaaattaaaaaacatattGTTATGATTGCAGGAGGTACAGGTATGACACCTTTCTTTCGtttaataaatcatttattattaactAAAGAAAAGGAACCTCCAACTGAGCCTCTTTATATCACATTTATTTATGCTAATagaaatgaaaatgaaatattgttaaaatcga TTTTTGATGATTATGACAACAGGTTCGAAAATTTCAAGAGGGTCTACAGTGTAGACAAATGTTTGAATACCAACCAAGTGGAAAATTTTGAAAACATTGGATTTATAAATGAGGAATtattaagaaaatatgttttgaaatatgaaaaattaaatattgaAGTTAAAAGTAAAGATACTCTAATCTTATTATGCGGACCACCACCTATGACAACTACAGTGAAATCAATATTGAAGGATCAACTTCACATGGAAAATATTATAGTATTCTAA
- a CDS encoding putative ribosome biogenesis protein MRT4 has product MPKSKRNVKISLTKVKKKVNKKEMKDLKLLEIKKMIQIPNVYVYVLDIRTYSNNNLKVAIEHFKPNGKFFIGKNKLMKLALGINENNEIKPNMSKISELLVGNRILLITKDGPLSVLKFFNEFQPEEYIKHGNISPQDITLKCGDVLNVPVSMQKDLQKRKLNFDIIDQKIILKENKILAEKDKLISLENSKILRMLNMKIAFFDITVLGYWYLDTFVSLMN; this is encoded by the exons ATGCCAAAATCAAAAAGAAATGTTAAGATATCCTTGACCAAAGTCAAGAAGAAAGTcaataaaaaagaaatgaaagacttgaaattattagaaataaaaaaaatgattcAAATACCAAATGtttatgtatatgtattaGATATTAGAACTTATTCAAACAATAATCTGAAAGTAGCCATAGAGCATTTTAAGCCAAACGGAAA ATTTTTTATTGGAAAGAATAAATTAATGAAATTGGCACTTGGCATcaatgaaaataatgaaatcAAACCAAACATGAGCAAAATATCGGAG CTACTTGTTGGGAACCGAATCCTTTTAATCACCAAGGATGGCCCATTAAGCGTTttgaaattttttaatgaatTTCAACCagaagaatatataaaacatgGAAATATATCACCACAAGATATAACATTAAAATGTGGTGACGTTTTAAATGTTCCAGTTTCTATGCAAAAAGATTTACAAAAAAGGAAATTAAATTTTGATATTATTGATCagaaaattattttaaaagaaaacaaaattCTAGCTGAAAAAGATAAACTTATAAGTCTAGAGAATTCCAAAATATTAAGAATgttaaatatgaaaattgCATTTTTTGACATTACTGTTTTGGGTTATTGGTATCTGGACACATTCGTTTCATTAATGaattaa